In Microbacterium laevaniformans, a single window of DNA contains:
- a CDS encoding HhH-GPD-type base excision DNA repair protein yields the protein MSLHITDDPAADTLLTENPLALLIGMLLDQQVAMETAFSGPLKIQERIGAVDAATIAGYDPDALVAAFQQSPAVHRYPGSMAGRVQTLCQTLEKEWGGDAAALWTEGDPDGPTVLKRLKALPGFGEQKAKIFLALLGKQYGFTGAGWREAAGAYGEDGSYRSVADIVSPASLAKVREFKKAAKAAAKG from the coding sequence ATGAGCCTGCACATCACCGACGACCCGGCCGCCGACACCCTGCTCACCGAGAACCCGCTGGCGCTGCTGATCGGCATGCTCCTCGACCAGCAGGTGGCCATGGAGACGGCGTTCAGCGGTCCGTTGAAGATCCAGGAGCGCATCGGCGCCGTGGATGCCGCGACCATCGCCGGCTACGACCCCGACGCGCTCGTCGCCGCCTTCCAGCAGTCGCCGGCGGTGCACCGCTACCCCGGCTCGATGGCCGGTCGGGTGCAGACCCTCTGCCAGACGCTCGAGAAGGAGTGGGGCGGGGATGCCGCGGCTCTGTGGACCGAAGGCGACCCCGACGGGCCGACCGTGTTGAAGCGGTTGAAAGCCCTCCCCGGCTTCGGCGAGCAGAAGGCCAAGATCTTCCTCGCCCTGCTCGGCAAGCAGTACGGCTTCACCGGCGCCGGCTGGCGCGAGGCCGCGGGCGCCTACGGCGAAGACGGCTCCTACCGCTCGGTGGCCGACATCGTCTCCCCCGCGTCGCTGGCCAAGGTGCGCGAGTTCAAGAAGGCGGCGAAGGCCGCGGCGAAGGGCTGA
- a CDS encoding GNAT family N-acetyltransferase, giving the protein MASGASESTLSIRDLDTLDEIFAAHRVIVEIWGGRDPMPAPLMRALQYSGNYVVGLYDGDRIVGASVAFFSPPEQHAMHSHVTGVLPEYQRRGFGRLLKQQQRQWAIARDIGTVTWTFDPLVRRNAHFNAKTIGVRFVEYLVDQYGSAYDGAELDQNGQGVDSDRLLVAWALASAPVREPDAADVVATVQIPEDIESLRRTDAAEAAAWRLRVREEMLSHYGRGLVIGGFDDERGYLFVQG; this is encoded by the coding sequence ATGGCATCCGGCGCATCCGAGTCCACCCTCAGTATCCGCGACCTCGACACGCTCGACGAGATCTTCGCCGCCCATCGGGTGATCGTGGAGATCTGGGGCGGACGCGACCCCATGCCCGCGCCGCTCATGCGCGCGCTGCAGTACTCGGGCAACTACGTGGTCGGCCTGTACGACGGCGACCGCATCGTCGGCGCCTCCGTCGCGTTCTTCTCCCCGCCGGAGCAGCACGCCATGCACTCCCACGTCACGGGCGTACTGCCGGAGTACCAGCGTCGCGGGTTCGGACGCCTGCTCAAGCAGCAGCAGCGCCAGTGGGCGATCGCCCGCGACATCGGCACGGTCACCTGGACCTTCGACCCGCTTGTGCGCCGCAACGCCCACTTCAACGCCAAGACGATCGGCGTGCGTTTCGTGGAGTACCTCGTCGACCAGTACGGCTCGGCCTACGACGGCGCCGAACTCGACCAGAACGGCCAGGGTGTCGACAGCGACCGCCTCCTGGTCGCGTGGGCGCTCGCGTCGGCTCCGGTGCGTGAGCCGGATGCCGCGGACGTCGTCGCGACCGTCCAGATCCCCGAGGACATCGAGTCTCTGCGTCGCACCGATGCGGCCGAGGCCGCGGCGTGGCGTCTGCGCGTGCGCGAGGAGATGCTGTCGCACTACGGTCGCGGCCTCGTCATCGGTGGTTTCGACGACGAGCGCGGCTACCTGTTCGTGCAGGGCTGA
- a CDS encoding glycine--tRNA ligase, protein MAEQSRLDKVIALARHRGFVFQAGEIYGGSRSAWDYGPLGTELKENIRRQWWQTFVRGRADMVGLDSSIILPKRVWEASGHVATFTDPLVECLHCHKRFRADNLIEDFEARKGRPAENGLADIPCPNCGTKGQYTEPKAFSGLVKTYLGVVDDESGLYFLRPETAQGIFVNFSNVLTASRRKPPFGVGQVGKAFRNEITPGNFIFRTREFEQMEIEYFTPPAEAQEWFEHWVEACWNWFVDLGVDPANMKRFDVPEEDRAHYSAGTIDVEYRFGFPGKEWGELMGVANRTDYDLKSHSDASGQSLTFFDQASGEKYTPFVIEPSFGLTRAMMAFLVDAYREEEVPNAKGGTDTRTVLALDPRLAPVKVAVLPLSRNERLSPLAREVADDLRAQGWNVDFDDAGAIGRRYRRQDEIGTPFCVTVDFDSLDDRAVTVRDRDTMAQERIALDELVGYLGSRLRGA, encoded by the coding sequence GTGGCCGAGCAGTCCCGCCTCGACAAAGTCATCGCCCTCGCCCGTCACCGGGGTTTCGTCTTCCAGGCCGGGGAGATCTACGGCGGATCGCGGTCGGCCTGGGACTACGGCCCCCTCGGCACGGAGCTGAAGGAGAACATCCGTCGCCAGTGGTGGCAGACGTTCGTGCGGGGACGCGCCGACATGGTCGGCCTCGACTCGAGCATCATCCTGCCCAAGCGCGTCTGGGAGGCCTCCGGCCACGTTGCGACCTTCACCGACCCCCTCGTCGAATGCCTGCACTGCCACAAGCGCTTCCGCGCCGACAACCTCATCGAGGACTTCGAGGCGCGCAAGGGCCGCCCGGCGGAGAACGGCCTCGCCGACATCCCCTGCCCCAATTGCGGCACCAAGGGCCAGTACACCGAGCCGAAGGCGTTCTCCGGGCTGGTGAAGACCTACCTGGGCGTCGTGGATGACGAGTCGGGTCTGTACTTCCTGCGCCCCGAGACCGCGCAGGGCATCTTCGTGAACTTCTCGAACGTGCTCACCGCCTCGCGCCGCAAGCCCCCGTTCGGTGTGGGCCAGGTCGGCAAGGCCTTCCGCAACGAGATCACCCCCGGCAACTTCATCTTCCGCACCCGCGAGTTCGAGCAGATGGAGATCGAGTACTTCACACCGCCCGCCGAGGCGCAGGAGTGGTTCGAGCACTGGGTGGAGGCGTGCTGGAACTGGTTCGTCGACCTGGGCGTCGACCCGGCGAACATGAAGCGGTTCGACGTTCCCGAGGAGGACCGCGCGCACTACTCCGCCGGCACGATCGACGTGGAGTACCGCTTCGGCTTCCCCGGCAAGGAGTGGGGCGAGCTGATGGGTGTCGCCAACCGCACCGACTACGACCTGAAGAGCCACTCCGACGCGTCGGGCCAGTCGCTCACCTTCTTCGACCAAGCCTCGGGTGAGAAGTACACGCCCTTCGTCATCGAGCCGTCCTTCGGCCTCACCCGCGCCATGATGGCCTTCCTCGTCGACGCGTATCGCGAGGAGGAGGTGCCCAACGCCAAGGGCGGCACCGACACCCGTACGGTGCTGGCGCTGGACCCGCGCCTGGCGCCCGTCAAGGTGGCCGTGCTGCCACTGTCGCGCAACGAGCGCCTGTCGCCGCTGGCACGCGAGGTCGCCGACGATCTGCGGGCACAGGGGTGGAACGTCGACTTCGACGACGCCGGCGCCATCGGCCGTCGCTACCGCCGTCAGGACGAGATCGGCACCCCGTTCTGCGTCACCGTCGACTTCGATTCGCTCGACGACCGCGCCGTGACCGTGCGCGATCGCGACACGATGGCGCAGGAGCGCATCGCGCTCGACGAGCTCGTGGGCTACCTCGGCTCGCGCCTGCGGGGCGCCTGA
- a CDS encoding class I SAM-dependent methyltransferase, whose product MSADREIQHVIVPGRHHLLTRFQAAYLGELLAGRGRDENGEPIAVAADAVVVWAVTSANHSATRRNPFPGHRREAAIEILAHVGRMPSIVVPVVDVAPTPRFAEITLKQIGYATAQGVIPAPETAIIATSTPQVADMYRGLGYRIAPMERDHSDAPRTPWQLLDDLMAGSDGWRADAHAASLDIVDRYGLAAQAREIAADPVIGDEGGLTQTRDYRTYSRAFEDAAERKWAEARPWIVPGRIVDLGCATGAMLELASQEPALAESDLIGVEIAPELFAACEHKKSEGAFANPNTFFYRRNILAGRLFPARSIATTLSFALTHEIYSYGDGMPSLQAFASAIADHTVPGGVWINSDVCGPADPDRIVRLRMQDGDVTTPARELTGSNDEVAASLDALPVGSRVAQFAQDFRALSGAAWEYEVRDERTIELRLADAMEFLETVSYTRNWLSEMHEQFCALSWADWRELVASVGLEIDERSGPWRNDWLVENRFAPAASLLGLDDEPLDWPDTHMLLVARRPLDG is encoded by the coding sequence GTGAGCGCAGACCGCGAGATCCAGCACGTCATCGTCCCCGGGCGTCACCACCTGCTGACGAGGTTCCAGGCGGCCTACCTCGGCGAACTGCTCGCCGGCCGCGGGCGCGACGAGAACGGTGAGCCGATCGCGGTCGCCGCCGACGCGGTCGTCGTCTGGGCGGTCACGAGCGCGAACCACTCCGCGACGCGCCGCAACCCGTTCCCGGGACATCGGCGGGAGGCGGCGATCGAGATCCTCGCGCACGTCGGGCGGATGCCGTCGATCGTCGTGCCCGTCGTCGACGTCGCACCGACGCCCCGGTTCGCCGAGATCACCCTCAAGCAGATCGGGTATGCGACCGCACAGGGGGTGATCCCCGCGCCCGAGACGGCGATCATCGCCACCTCGACGCCGCAGGTCGCCGACATGTACCGCGGCCTGGGGTATCGCATCGCGCCGATGGAGCGCGACCATTCCGACGCGCCGCGCACGCCCTGGCAGCTGCTGGACGATCTGATGGCCGGCTCGGATGGCTGGCGCGCAGACGCGCACGCGGCGAGCCTCGACATCGTCGACCGTTACGGCCTGGCGGCGCAGGCGCGCGAGATCGCGGCCGACCCCGTCATCGGCGACGAGGGCGGGCTCACCCAGACGCGCGACTACCGCACCTATAGCCGCGCGTTCGAGGATGCCGCGGAGCGCAAGTGGGCCGAGGCGCGCCCCTGGATCGTGCCCGGCCGCATCGTCGACCTGGGCTGCGCGACGGGGGCGATGCTCGAGCTGGCATCGCAGGAGCCGGCCCTGGCCGAGTCTGACCTGATCGGCGTGGAGATCGCCCCCGAACTGTTCGCAGCCTGCGAGCACAAGAAGTCCGAGGGCGCGTTCGCGAACCCGAACACGTTCTTCTACCGCCGCAACATCCTCGCCGGACGCCTCTTTCCCGCGCGCAGCATCGCAACGACCCTCAGCTTCGCGCTGACGCACGAGATCTACTCCTACGGCGACGGGATGCCGTCGCTTCAGGCCTTCGCGTCGGCGATCGCCGACCATACCGTGCCCGGTGGCGTGTGGATCAACTCCGATGTCTGCGGACCGGCCGATCCCGATCGCATCGTGCGGCTGCGGATGCAGGACGGCGACGTCACGACGCCCGCGCGCGAGCTGACGGGATCCAACGACGAGGTCGCGGCATCCCTCGACGCGCTGCCGGTGGGCAGCCGGGTCGCCCAGTTCGCTCAGGACTTCCGCGCGCTCAGCGGCGCTGCGTGGGAGTACGAGGTGCGCGACGAGCGGACGATCGAGCTGCGTCTGGCGGATGCCATGGAGTTCCTCGAGACCGTCTCGTACACCCGCAACTGGCTGTCGGAGATGCACGAGCAGTTCTGCGCGCTGTCGTGGGCCGACTGGCGCGAGCTGGTCGCATCGGTCGGGCTCGAGATCGACGAGCGCTCGGGGCCCTGGCGCAACGACTGGCTCGTGGAGAATCGGTTCGCGCCCGCGGCATCCCTTCTCGGGCTCGACGACGAGCCGCTGGACTGGCCCGACACGCACATGCTGCTCGTCGCGCGCCGCCCGCTCGACGGCTGA
- a CDS encoding NUDIX hydrolase has translation MDPFSFAVAADLVVLTIRDRALHVLLVERGIAPAAGMWALPGGFVLPDEDAEATAYRELAEETGVTAGVHLEQVRTYSAPDRDPRGRVVTVAWLALAPDLGEPAAGSDARSARWWPVAEVESGALPLAFDHVAIFADALERARAKLEYSALAMAFCPPEFTIAQLRAVYEAVWGVPVDPRNFHRKITGAAGFVEPTGGMARDGGRPAQLFRRGPVGQLQPPFTRPER, from the coding sequence GTGGACCCCTTCTCCTTCGCGGTCGCGGCCGACCTCGTCGTGCTGACCATCCGCGACCGTGCGCTCCACGTCCTCCTCGTCGAGCGCGGCATCGCGCCGGCGGCGGGCATGTGGGCGCTGCCGGGCGGCTTCGTGCTGCCCGACGAGGATGCCGAGGCCACCGCGTACCGCGAGCTCGCCGAGGAGACGGGGGTGACGGCCGGGGTGCACCTCGAGCAGGTGCGCACCTACAGCGCGCCCGACCGCGACCCGCGCGGACGTGTCGTGACGGTCGCCTGGCTCGCCCTCGCGCCTGACCTGGGCGAACCCGCGGCGGGATCGGACGCACGCTCGGCCCGGTGGTGGCCCGTCGCGGAGGTCGAGAGCGGCGCGCTGCCGCTGGCCTTCGACCACGTCGCGATCTTCGCCGACGCCCTCGAGCGGGCGCGCGCGAAGCTCGAGTACTCCGCGCTCGCGATGGCTTTCTGCCCGCCCGAGTTCACGATCGCGCAGCTGCGCGCGGTCTACGAAGCGGTCTGGGGAGTGCCCGTCGACCCGCGCAACTTCCACCGCAAGATCACCGGCGCCGCGGGCTTCGTCGAGCCGACCGGGGGTATGGCGCGCGACGGCGGGCGCCCCGCCCAGCTGTTCCGTCGCGGACCGGTCGGTCAGCTGCAGCCGCCCTTCACCCGCCCCGAGCGCTGA
- a CDS encoding SPFH domain-containing protein, with protein MATITRRPFVRHLSTTPTMHVTHFRRGGIRHAGAGQAFWFRPLDAAISEVPLDDRELSVVVSLRTADLQQLSAPVTATYRIVDPDLAARRIDFSIDLVTGTWTEQPLDAIAAPLHGATTAAVVHLLQPRTLDNALRADLAELGAAATAMLAADARLTDLGIAIVGVRFSLLRAEPDVERALQTPARETIQQDADKATFARRALAVEREAAIGENELSNQVELARRQEELVQARGRNSRIEAEQAAAAAAIAVDAEAERIRTNAQARADADRALGEAAGAAEQARMAALRDVPVEVLTALAMRELAGNLPSIDHLTVTPDLLTDLVGRLGGRAAAQTATPTGH; from the coding sequence ATGGCCACCATCACCCGCCGCCCGTTCGTCCGCCACCTGAGCACGACGCCCACGATGCACGTCACCCACTTCCGTCGCGGCGGCATCCGCCACGCCGGCGCAGGACAGGCGTTCTGGTTCCGCCCCCTGGATGCCGCGATCAGCGAGGTGCCGCTCGACGACCGCGAGCTGTCGGTCGTCGTGAGCCTGCGCACCGCCGACCTGCAGCAGCTGTCGGCTCCGGTCACGGCGACGTATCGCATCGTCGATCCCGACCTCGCCGCGCGCCGCATCGACTTCTCCATCGATCTGGTGACCGGCACGTGGACCGAGCAGCCGCTCGACGCGATCGCCGCACCCCTGCACGGCGCGACGACCGCCGCCGTCGTGCACCTGCTGCAGCCGCGCACCCTCGACAACGCCCTGCGTGCCGACCTCGCCGAGCTGGGCGCCGCCGCCACCGCCATGCTGGCCGCCGACGCGCGCCTGACCGACCTCGGCATCGCCATCGTCGGGGTGCGGTTCTCACTGCTGCGCGCCGAGCCCGACGTCGAGCGCGCCCTGCAGACCCCCGCCCGCGAGACGATCCAGCAGGATGCCGACAAGGCCACCTTCGCCCGCCGCGCCCTCGCGGTCGAGCGCGAGGCCGCGATCGGCGAGAACGAGCTGTCCAACCAGGTCGAGCTCGCGCGCCGGCAGGAGGAGCTCGTCCAAGCGCGGGGACGCAACTCCCGCATCGAGGCGGAGCAGGCGGCCGCCGCTGCCGCGATCGCCGTGGATGCCGAGGCCGAGCGCATCCGCACGAACGCACAGGCCCGGGCCGACGCCGACCGTGCGCTCGGCGAGGCGGCCGGCGCGGCCGAGCAGGCCCGAATGGCGGCACTGCGCGACGTGCCCGTCGAGGTACTGACCGCCCTGGCGATGCGCGAGCTGGCGGGCAACCTGCCCAGCATCGACCACCTGACCGTCACGCCCGACCTGCTCACCGACCTCGTGGGACGCCTCGGCGGCCGGGCCGCCGCGCAGACCGCGACACCGACGGGACACTGA
- a CDS encoding NAD(+)/NADH kinase has product MTTPRAVIVHRASELTELLARHGTRGQVSFFLDQRGQSLAAVEERHERTRAALADVSAGLPVDWRRATVERSDLARFVFEPDDVVLVVGQDGLVANAAKYLGIQPVIGIDPLPGVNAGVLVPHTPAAGVALAAAAQAGTAPICERTMVQVRTDDGQSLTALNEVMIGQSGHQSARYTLEVGGRRERQSSSGVIVGTGTGATGWCSSIARVQAPGMPLPTATESALAWFVREPWPSPSTGADLFAGRLDGGQVTLRVESDVLVAFGDGMEDDRLSLSWGQRVSVGVADRTLRTVMA; this is encoded by the coding sequence ATGACCACCCCTCGAGCCGTCATCGTGCATCGGGCGAGCGAGCTCACCGAACTGCTCGCCCGGCACGGCACGCGCGGCCAGGTCTCCTTCTTCCTCGATCAGCGAGGCCAGAGCCTCGCCGCCGTCGAAGAGCGGCACGAGCGCACCCGCGCCGCCCTGGCCGACGTGTCCGCGGGGCTGCCGGTCGATTGGCGGCGAGCCACGGTCGAACGCAGCGACCTCGCCCGCTTCGTCTTCGAACCCGACGACGTCGTGCTCGTCGTCGGACAGGACGGGCTCGTCGCCAACGCCGCGAAGTATCTCGGCATCCAACCCGTCATCGGCATCGACCCGCTGCCCGGCGTCAATGCCGGGGTGCTCGTGCCGCACACCCCCGCGGCAGGAGTCGCCCTCGCCGCAGCCGCGCAGGCGGGAACCGCACCGATCTGCGAGCGCACGATGGTGCAGGTGCGCACCGACGACGGTCAGTCGCTCACGGCGCTGAACGAGGTCATGATCGGCCAGAGCGGCCACCAGTCGGCGCGCTACACGCTCGAGGTCGGCGGTCGCCGGGAGCGACAGTCCTCGTCGGGCGTGATCGTCGGCACCGGCACGGGAGCCACGGGATGGTGCTCCTCGATCGCACGTGTGCAGGCACCCGGGATGCCGCTGCCCACCGCCACCGAGAGCGCACTCGCCTGGTTCGTCCGGGAGCCGTGGCCGTCGCCGAGCACGGGCGCAGACCTGTTCGCGGGTCGACTCGACGGCGGGCAGGTGACCCTCCGCGTCGAGTCGGACGTGCTCGTCGCGTTCGGCGATGGGATGGAGGACGACCGCCTGTCGCTGTCGTGGGGTCAGCGCGTGAGCGTGGGGGTCGCCGACCGGACGCTGCGCACCGTCATGGCGTAG
- a CDS encoding sugar porter family MFS transporter — protein sequence MRSPYGRRAAALSVAAAVGGFLFGFDSSVINGAVSSIESTYTKDALLTGFVVAVALLGCALGAIIAGALSDRWGRLRVMLLGSAMFLASSIGSALTFSVPDLIVWRVLGGIGIGIASVVAPAYIAEVAPRQVRGSLASLQQLAITIGIFTALLSNAVLADAAGSADNVLWWGLEAWRWMFLIGVAPAAVYGILALTMPESPRFLLAKGRNDEARAIFERLVPAADLDKTMNELIRSIEDDRKNRSASLRGKALGLQPVVWIGILLSAFQQLVGINVIFYYSTTLWRAVGFDESNSLLISVLTSVTNVLVTLVAIFLVDRVGRKPILMTGSLMMTLSLGAMALAFAFAQTVDGEVTLPGTWGPIALVAANLFVVGFGASWGPIVWVLLGEVFPSRIRGKALGVAASSQWIANFLVSWTFPQLAAFSLPFTYGMYAVFAALSFVFVLWKIPETKGMALEQSETLFVPEPKRSVRAR from the coding sequence ATGAGGAGCCCGTATGGGCGAAGGGCCGCGGCACTGTCGGTCGCCGCCGCGGTGGGCGGGTTCCTGTTCGGCTTCGACTCCTCGGTCATCAACGGAGCGGTCTCCTCGATTGAGTCCACGTACACGAAGGACGCCCTGCTCACCGGGTTCGTCGTCGCCGTCGCCCTGCTCGGCTGCGCGCTCGGGGCGATCATCGCCGGAGCCCTCTCCGATCGCTGGGGCCGGCTGCGCGTCATGCTCCTCGGCTCCGCCATGTTCCTCGCGAGCTCGATCGGCTCGGCGCTGACCTTCAGCGTTCCCGACCTCATCGTCTGGCGCGTCCTGGGCGGCATCGGCATCGGCATCGCGTCGGTCGTCGCTCCCGCCTACATCGCCGAGGTCGCACCGCGTCAGGTGCGCGGCAGTCTCGCCTCTCTGCAGCAGCTCGCGATCACGATCGGCATCTTCACCGCATTGCTGAGCAACGCGGTGCTCGCCGATGCCGCCGGCAGCGCCGACAACGTGCTGTGGTGGGGCCTCGAAGCGTGGCGGTGGATGTTCCTCATCGGCGTCGCGCCGGCCGCCGTCTACGGCATCCTGGCGCTGACGATGCCGGAGTCTCCGCGATTCCTGCTCGCGAAGGGACGCAACGACGAGGCGCGCGCGATCTTCGAGCGACTCGTTCCCGCCGCCGACCTCGACAAGACGATGAACGAGCTGATCAGGAGCATCGAAGACGACCGCAAGAACCGGAGCGCCTCTCTGCGCGGAAAGGCGCTGGGACTGCAGCCCGTCGTCTGGATCGGCATCCTGCTGTCGGCCTTCCAGCAGCTCGTCGGCATCAACGTCATCTTCTACTACTCGACGACGCTGTGGCGTGCGGTCGGATTCGATGAGAGCAACTCGCTGCTGATCAGCGTCCTCACCTCCGTGACGAACGTGCTGGTGACGCTCGTCGCGATCTTCCTCGTCGACCGCGTCGGGCGCAAGCCGATTCTGATGACCGGCTCGCTGATGATGACCCTGTCGCTGGGCGCGATGGCGCTGGCCTTCGCGTTCGCACAGACGGTGGACGGCGAGGTGACCCTCCCGGGGACGTGGGGTCCGATCGCGCTGGTGGCGGCGAACCTGTTCGTCGTCGGGTTCGGCGCCTCCTGGGGCCCCATCGTCTGGGTGCTGCTCGGGGAGGTCTTCCCCAGCCGCATCCGCGGCAAGGCCCTCGGTGTCGCGGCGAGTTCCCAGTGGATCGCGAACTTCCTCGTGTCCTGGACCTTCCCCCAGCTTGCGGCCTTCTCGCTGCCGTTCACGTACGGCATGTACGCCGTGTTCGCGGCGCTGTCGTTCGTCTTCGTGCTGTGGAAGATCCCCGAGACGAAGGGCATGGCGCTGGAGCAGAGCGAGACGCTGTTCGTCCCCGAGCCGAAGCGGTCCGTGCGGGCCCGCTGA